The window AAATAACCAGACAACCAATATAAATGGTTTAAGCTTAGGTGTTGACGCTACGGAATATCCTATTCCCCGCACCATTACTTTAGGGCTTAACTTGGGTTTATTCTAATATTAATATTTATTAAAATGAAAAAAATAGCATATTTACTCATATTTTCCATGTTTATAAGCATGGTTTCCTGTAAAAAGGATTATCTGGCTTTAACATCTCCAACACAATTAACAACGGACAATTTTTATCAAACGACCGACCAGTTTCAACAGGCACTAATTGCTACCTATCAATCTTTGCGTGGCTGGGCTGACCCTGGGAGTTGGCTAATGGGCGAAAGCCGCTCAGATAATACACGCTATGATTTTAACCCTGCCAATCGTGCAGTGGCTATCCTTGAGCGCGAGGGTATTGTTGATTGGACCAATGATGCTACTAATACACAAACAAAATCAAAATACACCGCCGATTATGCAGGTATTGAAAGGGCCAATATCATTCTTGATCAGATTGGTAAGGCTAACATTGATGCTGCTACAAAAAATACAATAATCGGCGAAACGGAAACGTTGCGTGCTTTCTTTTATTTTGATTTGGTACAGTTTTTTGGTTCCGTGCCGTTAAACTTACATCAGGTAACAGGTCCGTCAGATACTTTTTTACCCCGCTCAGCTGTTGCTGATGTATATGCCGTAATTGTAAATGATTTAGCTGATGCTATAAAAAAATTACCGACTACCATAACATTCCCACAAAGCGGAAGGGTTACTGTTGGTACAGCAAAAATGTTACTGGCCAATGTATATATGGTGCAAAAAAAATACGCTGATGCTGAGGCTTTATTAATCGATGTAACACAATTAGGTTACAAATTAAATGCCAATTATGCCAATGCTTTTTCAACCACCAACAAAAACAGTGCTGAATCAATATTTGAGGTGCAATATCAGCAGGGGGCTGCCAATGGGCAATACAGTTCGTTTATTTATAACTTTATACCGCCCGTTGCCAGTACCGTTGTTATAACCGGTACTGCAACCAATACATTAAATTCATCATGCAGCCAGAATGTGCCAACTCAGGATCTAATTTCATCTTATGAGGCTGGCGATACCCGTTTGGATGCAACCATTGGTATAATTGAAGGGCATTATGATGCGTCAGCCAATTTTGTGCCCGAAGCATTAAAAAGCATAGTAAGTTATACAACCCCGCCTGGTAAAGTCGCAAAAATTTTTGCTAAAAAATTTTTACATGCAAGTACTACCGCCGGGCAAACCGATGATAACTGGCCGATTTACCGTTATGCCGATGCCTTATTAATGTTAGCTGAAGCGATGAATGAGCAAGGCAAATCAGGCACAGCTCTGCCTTACTTAAATCAGGTACGCACGCGCGCAGGCTTAGCGGCCAGTACACAAACTGATCAGACTTTATTAAGGACGATTATTGTTCATGAGCGCCGTATAGAACTGGCTCTCGAAAATAAACGCTGGACTGATTTACTCAGAACCGGTCAGGCTATTCCCGTAATGACGGCTTTTGCTGCAAAAATTAAATTAGACCCCAGAGTGCCGGCTAATGCTTATACCAATATAGATGCTAATCATTTATTGTTCCCGATACCATCAACAGAAATACAGCTTAATCCGCAAATAACACAAAATCCAGGTTATAATTAATTAAGGCTTAACCCCGTCTCATCAGGTTAGTTGGTTGGCAGGTGGGTTATTTACTGAAATAACCCCCTGCTTTATATTTCGTTTTTAAACAATTTTTAAACTAATATTTATGAAATACCTCATCTTAACTAAAATGCGGGCACCAATGCTGCTTGCTAACGTACTCAAATTTGTACTAATAGGACTTATATTTACAGGTTGTAAAAAAGGCAACCAGCAGTTGGATACCATGCAGACAACAGCAACGCCTAAATTGACTATTGAATCAACAGCGTGCGGGTGTTGGATTGCAGGCACAAATCAAGATAATAATCAGATTGAAGCTTATGATACTACAACAACAGTAACTTGGGGAACGCCAAAATGGTCTTTTGCCCCTACAACAGCACGTGGCTACAGCTCAACGGCGGAAATTCCCTTATGGGGTGGACCTACTGATGTCAAATTACGTAACACTACGGTTTTTTCAGGCTATTCGCAAGTTATTGTGACTGCAGGTGGGCGTTTGGCAACAATTGCCGCTTATCCCTCTGGTAATAAGTTATGGACTGTGGGTTATAGCGCAACTGCTCCTCAAGTCGATATACATTCAACAGAAATATTGCCCAATGGTAATATTGCCCTTGCATCAGCCGGACGAAACTGGGTGCGCGTCTATGCCTCCGCCCCATCCGCCCCAAATCACAGTACGTTTAGCGAATTTTCCCTCGGGTCAGCCCATGCGGTATTATGGGACCCTTCAATTCAAAGATTATGGGTGATCGGCTGGCTTCCGATTAATAGCGCAAATTATTGGGATCCGTTAAATCAGGTTATAACTGCTTTACAAGATACCGGTACGGCCGCTAATCCAGGTTTAAAAGAAGATATTAACTATCGTGCTATTTTGCCTGGTAAATATGGCCATGAAATATCACCCTATTATTATGATAATAATAAATTGTGGGTAGCAGTACAAGTTGATAATACTGATACCAACAAAGGTGTATATATATTCGACAAAACAACCAAAACATTTACGCCGGTATCGGGCGCTGCAAATAGAAACTTTGTAAAGGGCGTGGGTAATCAGCCCGCAGGAACAATTGTGGAAATAAGGCCCAAGAGTGCAGGTGGTACGGGTGAAGACAGTTGGCAAAATGATACTGTTAAATTTTATTCACATAATGGCACATTTATGTATAACCGCATTAAACCTGGGGCTAAATTTTATAAGGTAAAAGTATTTGATCCTGATTATCAATAATCAACAACTTCTTTTAAAAGAAATCATAAAATAATAATAACATGTCGTATTTAAAAAAAATAATTACCCCTCAAATTTATTGTTTACTAATAGCTTTAAGTGTTAGTATTAATGTATTTGCCCAGGCAGAAAGCGCACATTATCTGGATAGTATAAAAGTACAGTTGAGAAAAGAATGGCCTAAAAACCGAACCATTAATTTAGTTTTTCATGGCCATTCTGTGCCTTCCGGATACTTTAAAACCCCGCTGGTAAATACCCTGCAGGCCTATCCTTTTTTAGCATTTAAGCTTATAAAGGAAAAATATCCGTATGCTGTCATCAACGTTATTATAACAGCGATTGGCGGGGAGAACTCTGTCAGTGGACAAAAACGTTTTAAACGTGATGTACTTACACATAAGCCGGATGTTTTATTTATTGATTACGCTTTAAATGATAAAGTAATTGGTATAAAAAAATCAACAAAAGCTATGAGTAAGATGATCGAAGCTGCTTTGAAGAAGAATATTAAAGTAATATTGCTTACGCCATCGCCGCATCAAAGTTTCAATATACTTGATAATCATAATCCTTATGAGGCTTATACGAATGAGTTGATTGCGCTGGCAAAAAAATATAATGTGGGTCTGGTGGATAGTTATCATCTGTTTAAACAACGTGTTGAAGCAGGTCATGATGTTAAAGAATATATGTCGCAAATAAATCATCCGAATGAAGCTGGACATCAAATTATCGCTGATGCAATTGCACAGTGGTTTTAGTTGCCATATTCGTATAAATCCTTGTATTAAATATTCTAATAATCGTCTATCTATATATTCAGTAAGGAGTAACATACTTAATAATTAAATTCATGCCATCCAGACGGAACTTTTTAAAACAAACATCCATATTATCAGGAGCCCTATTGTACTCCGGCCCTAACATTTTGTACGCTGCCGCTGACGACAGTTTTACTTATACATCAGCTTATATCAATATAAAACTGGCTGCAAAAAGTCCACGTTTAAACAGTTTCAGTGTTGATAGTCTGGGCAAAGGAGAGTTTGCTCAGAGCCCATTGCTGCCCGTAACTGCCATTAGCAATTACACCAGCAAAATTAATAAGCAAACTATAGCATATTATTTAAACGCTGGTAGTAAGCCAGTTTGGGAAGTAAAATGCAGTGAAAAGAAGATTGTTTTACAAAGCAGGTATACGGGTAAAGACACCAAGGCCGACCCTTTTATTATCAATATATCGCAGCAGGCTAATCATAGTACTGTACTAGGGGCACTTGTTGCCGATAACTGTGTAAAGTTTCCATGCCTGTTGCATCTGCCGGGTATGGGGACTTTCAGGATACATTGTAGTGAACCAGGGGTGACTCTGTTTTATGATGCCTATCGTTTTCATTCGGCTGGCGAAAAAGGCGATCCGTTTGTAAAGGCAGCATTTAGTCCGGCTGATGCGCGTACGCCAAACATTACCTATACGCTCGAAGTGGTTAGCATTTATCCTGATTTGAAGGGAATAGCTGATAACCCTATGCTGGATGGGGTAAGGCGAAACTTTATTAATATTTTTCAGTTAAACCCCCGCATTAAGGTATTAGCCAACAACAGTGCCAGCGATGCCTGTACATTTACGCTATATTTATATGCAGAGATGGCGCGGCGCACACCTGAGTTAGCCGATGGGTTAACAGCCATGGACCTGATCAGAAACACGCTCGATATATACCTTAACGGATTTAAAGGATACGGGCAGGTGGGTTATTTTTATCTTAACAAATATGGCTGGTTAAGCCGGTTTGATTCAAGCGACAGCTCGCCCTCATTAGTTATTGCAGCCTGCTATTATATTTTAGATAGTAAGGATACCGGGTGGGCAGCTAAAAACTATCAGGGGATAAGGCAATGGGCTGATAAGATGATAGCAACCGATACCAATAAAGATGGTATTATTGAATACGGTCATACCGGAAATTCGGGCAGCTGGAACATGAAGCCTTTTCAGCGGCCGGCAAACTGGTGGGATTCCATAGGCTTCGGGCATGATGATGCTTACTCAAATGCGTTGGCCTATAGGGCCGCTTCTTTACTGGCTGAGGTGGCTAAAAAGTTAGAAAAGGAACAAGATAGTATATACTATGCTGATTTTGCTTCCAAACTGAAAGGAGCCTATTATAATCACTTTATCAATCCTGAAACCGGCGTGCTGGCTGGCTGGCGAAGCGCCGACGGCAAGCTGCACGACTATTATTTCACCTTTGTTAACGCAGTTGCCGTATGCTATGGACTGCTAACTGATGAACAGGGCAGACAGGTAATGCAAAACATGTTGCAGAAGATGAAAGAGGTGGGTTATATTAATTTTAAAATGGGTTTACCCGGCAACCTGGTGCCTGTACCGCCGCAGGATTATGCTCACCATGATAAACGCTGGGGCTACGGCGTTAAGCCGGATGGCTTAGACGGTTTCCAGATTTATGAAAATGGCGGTGCTACAGCATGTTATGCCTATTTTACCATCAAGGCTTTATATGATGTAGGATTGCGCAAAGAAGCCGACAACATTTTTTTACCCATGATGGAAAGTTTTAAGGAAGGAGGCTTTGAAGGACATTGTGAGGGTAGTGACTATACAAAGGACTGGAAAACATGGGATGGAAAATGCTGGGGTTATGAAGGCTTTTTAGTGGATAATTATTTATCATTCTTAGTTGTTTATGATTGGCATAACAATCAAAAGTAATCACCTTAAAATACATTATAATATGCGTTTATGGGCTACCAGTAGCTTTTTACTCAACTTATTTTTTTTGTTAGTTAGCTTACAATGCCATGCGCAGATAAAGGTCCCGGCCCTGGTCCCCACGCCGGCATCGGTCAAAATGGGCCAGGGTAGCTTTATATTCAGTGCGCGAACTGTAATCAGAGCTGATGCAGCAGAATGTAAAACCGTAAATTTTTTTACAAAGTATCTGCTAAATACCTGGAAATTTAAAACTATGGTTGTTAGCAGTAATGTAAAAAATGTAACCCGGCAACCGGCTGTTTATATCACAACAAAGGGTTCAGAACAACTTCCTGCCGGTGGCTATAAGCTGTCCATAACACCTGCTGCAATAACGCTTGTAGGAAAAGATGCCGGTTTATTTTATGGAATACAAACCTTGATACAACTGTTCCCTCTTAATACCCAGGGAACAGTTGTTTTACCTTGCCTCAATATTACTGACCAACCACGTTTTGCTTACCGCGGATTGATGCTGGATGTATCGCGTCATTTTTTCACGGTTGGGCAGATTAAAGATCTGCTTGACTTGATGGCTTACTATAAACTGAACCGCTTTCACTGGCATTTAACAGACGACCAGGGCTGGCGGCTGGAAATAAAAAGTTTGCCCAAGCTTACACAGGTAGGTGCCTGGCGTGTCCCTCGTTTGGAATTCAGTGGCAATACCCTACCGCCTCAACCTGGTGAAAGCGCTAGTGATGGAGGCTTTTATACACAAGAGCAGGTGAAGGATATTATCCGCTATGCCACTGAAAGACATATAGAAATTTTACCTGAAATTGATGTACCTGGCCACTCCATGGCAGCTATTGCCGGGTATCCTGAACTATGCGTCACCCAAAACCCTGATATTAAGGTTAACCCGGGCAGCAGTTTTGCCAAATGGTTTCCCCACGGAGGCTTTGAAATGTATGTGGATAATACGATTAACCCTACTGACGAGCATGTTTACCAGTTTTTGGATAAAGTGTTTACCGAAGTGGCTGCTTTATTCCCTTATCCATACATACACATAGGAGGTGATGAATGTTATAAAGGCTTTTGGGAAAAAGATGCAGGTGTGCAGCGCTTTATAAAACAGCATCATATAAAAGATATGCATGCCTTACAGGGGTATTTTATTTCAAGGCTTAACAAGATCGTCCAATCGAAAGGCAAAAAGCTGATTGGCTGGGATGAGATACTGGAAGGCAATTTAAACGACAATGTAGCGGTGATGAACCGTTTTGGCGAAAAAGGTGCTGTGGAACAAGCCCGCAAAGGTTTGGACATTGTGCTGGCACCGGGTGGAAACGGTTTATATTTTGATTATGCGCAAAGCAAATCAGATATGGAGCCATCCAGCCATGGTGGTAATGCACCTTTATGGCAGTCATTTAATTATAATCCCGAATACCCCGGCTTATCAACCGAAGAAAAAAAACATATTCTGGGAGTAGAGGCCTGCGTATGGACCGAACATATTTCCACAATAGCCAAGCTTTATTACATGATACTGCCACGCATGCTGGGACTGGCCGAAACCAGTTGGTCATTACAGGCTAATAAATCCTATAAGCAGTTTATTACTGATTTTTTGCCTGCACATTTGTTAAGGTTTGATAAAGCGGATATAAATTATCGTGTACCTACAGCTTTGGAGCAGATAGACACTACCATTAATGCGTCAACCTATAAATTTGTTGCCAAAGTACCTTTTAAGGGTGCTAAGGTTTATTATACCTTAAATAATATCACTCCCACCGAAACAGACCACGAGTATATACAGCCAGTAACGCTCACTATTCCTGAAAATACAAAAATGATACTGAAAACCATTGTAATTACACCGGTCGGTCATCGCAGTGTAGTTACACGGATGATAATTGATAATAAAGTTAAATAATGTAAGATTTCTAAGGACAAGTTATCAAAGGTTTTGCAGGGCGATGGGTTGTTAGACACCTATCATTTTGAACGGCATCCTGTAGGGGAATTTTATGCCCTAAGGTCGGGTGACATGGCTGATGACAATGGTCTGGTAAAAGAGAAAATTGTGATAAGTAAGATGAAAAGTTTTATTGGCTTACCTGATTTCCGCTATTCGTCAACAGGGGTTATCGGAGGGGTTACGCTGGTTGAATCCAATAATAATATGTTTGATATCTTGGGGCTTCCTGGCACAAGGATACCTCATGTATGGCTGGATGAAACCCGGCTGTCCAATCCGCCTGCATGTGTAAAGCGCGGTTTTATTTACCTGAGCGGATGGTCCGACACGCCCTTTAAAGCAACATACGAACGTCTCCGTATGATGCCGGAATGGCTAACGTTTAACCTACCGGTGGGACATAACATTATTGAGTTGGCGTTTGACGATTTATTGGAGATTGTGCTCCGATTTGCCTGACCAGTTGTACGCATATCTCATTAGTCCTGCAATTGATGAAATATCTATCAAACGCTTTGACGAATATCGTCTTACCAAAGTCATTAAAAGGCATTAACAAATTGAAGAACCATAAGATATAGCTAATTATTTATGAAAGATATCACCAATTTTAAGACAATTGATCCGCAGATCCTGTATTTCGGCACCCCTGTAGCCCTGATCACCACTTTAGATATAGATAGACATCCAAACATCGGCCCTATTTCGTCAGTTTGGGCATTAGGCTGGACAATAATGTTGGGCCTAGAGTGCGGCTCTAAGACTTATCAGAATTTGATAGCGCAAAAAGAATGTGTAATCAATCTGCCGCCGTCCGCGGTTTTCAAACAAGTAGAAAAGATTGCTACACTTACGGGCGCAAATCCAGTTCCGGATTATAAAAAAGACAAATACCGATATGAAGCGGACAAATTCAAGGTAGGCGGTTTTCATTCGCTGCCATCAGATCTGGTTCAGCCGCCGCGTATAGCACAATGTCGTATCCAGTTTGAAGCCCGATTGAAAAGCAGTTTTAAACATAGATGATGACCCGAAAGAGGCCGGACCCGTGGCCGCCGTACAGGTACGAGTGGTCAGGATACATGCTGACGAGAAGTTAGTTGTTAAAGAGAATCATATCGATCCCATTAAATGGGATCCATTGATCTATAATTTTAGGCATTATTACGGCCTCGGAGATGAATTGGGTAAAACTTTTAAAGCGGAAATATAACATGAAAACTACATTTGAAAAATTAAAAACATTATTGATAGGAACATGGAAAGGTCAAGGCTTTGCAAAGTTTCCGACTATTGAAAATACCGGTTACGAAGAAATTTGGAAATTTACGTCGGATGAATGGAAACCTACTATTCATTATGAGCAGCATACCTGGTACGTAAATGCAACCGCAAATAATGGCCAAACTGTATTTTGGGACACAGGGTTTATTCTTCTTAAAGACGATCAAATATTACTCATCAGTGCCCAGTCAGGCGGTCGTCTCGAAACCTATGAACTTGTTAGTTCTATTTCCAATCGCTTTACGTTTGAGATGAAATCACTTATTAATGATCCGAAAACAATCCGGTCACAAAGGATCATCGACGTCAATGGTCAGATACTTCTATATCAACTCAATATGAGTACTCATCAAGCAACAACGTTCCAAAATCACTTAAACGCTGAGCTAAAAAAGAGAATAGGTAAAATTCGTTATTAATCACAATTCTATTAAAATTTCTTGTCAGTTTAAGATAGCTGGCGGAAATACATTGAGTCAATATAGGTCGCGTACTTTAGATGAAAACAATTACCGAACGTTTTTTTAGTGCACTGGAACACCAGCTGGCGGAAATTTCCTTAAGTGGAGAATCGCTCATTGAACAATACCGCGCTTCCATTAAGGTAAGCAAAAAAGCCATGAACAAATTGAAAAGCTATATCGCCAGCTATGCTTTCGAGAACGTAGCCGAAGAAGTCAATTTTTTCAAGGAGATTAAACCCAAGTTTTACAGCAAGTACATCTACTTCATTAATATCCATAATTACTTGCTGCAAAAACCGACCGGTGGTGAACGGATACAGCAGGACTATATTGAAATGCACCTGACCGAACTCAAAACCTTTTTTGATCATAATCGTGCCTTTTACAGTTACTACCGTTCCGGCATGACCCAGATGGACGAAATATACTATACACGGGGGCACTTTGACGTACATGCGGAGCTGGAGGATTTTGAAGAAGATGAGCAATACAGTACTACCCACGATTATAAACTCTCTAAGATCATCGCCAACGAAAAGTTCCAGGATTACCTTAAGCTGGAACTGGCGAAGATCGGCCATGAAGATATCATGAGTATCGGGGGGCGAAAAGTATTTCCCTTCGACCACCCCAAGTGGACCGCCAGCCCGACCGATGCCGCCGAACTCCTTTATGGTTTACAAGCTTCCTGTGCGGTCAATAACGGTCAAATCGACATCAAAGAACTCGTGGGGATCTGGGAATTTGTTTTCCAGATGAAGATCAATGAACCGTACCATAAGCTGTACGATATTGCCAAGCGCCAAACCGAAATGTTCGTTTTTTTTAAACGCATGCAGGACAGCCTGTGGAACTTTATCAAGCAAAAACTCAGCAAGGGATTACCGCCTAATAAAAAATAGCAGGCTATTCGAGTTTGTATTGGCCTTTACCTGACCGAATAGCAGCCCCACCTATTCCCAAGTTGTGTAATAGAACGCGGCGGGGTTCTCACCTTTGTTTTACCTGGCGGCATGGGGCCGCGGGTTAAAATAAAAGAATATGCTCAACGCGATATCCTGGCAGCAATATATCACTGCCGTTATTCTCTCTAGCGCAGCCTGGTACGCTTACGTCGGCCTGCGTTATTACCAGCCGGAACTATCGGCATTTCTAAAGATCAAATCAACAAAGCGATCAGTTGTCCCGCCTGTTGCTAATCAAATGACGGTAATGATGGGTGAAGCCCGGTCCGAGGCAGATACAGGTTTATACAATCCGGAAGAATTACTTTTCAGCAACTCCCAACCTGATGATATCAGCGATCAAACCCTTCCCAAAGGGCCTGCTGATGACCTGCTGGCTGAAGCACAGGTATTGGTAAATGCTTACACTGAAAATAACGATAAAGAAGAATTCCTTTCCCTTTTTAAATTATTGTTGGACAAATACGAAGTGTTTGCCGATGAGATCAGCCTACCTGCCTTTATCAAACAGCTTAATAAATACGCGGCTGAAAAGCTCCCATTTGAAATCCAGGCCGAAGAATGGCCCTTAACATTTGCATCATGAAAAGAATCAAGTCAATCATCGCCCTGCTACTTATAGCAACGGCAACAATGGCCCAGGACGGTAATGCGGGTATTAATGAAGCGACTAATCAAGTTAAAAGCTACTTCTCAACCGGTACCAATTTAATGTATGCCATCGGCGCTATCGTCGGGCTCGTCGGCGCGATCAAAGTGTATAAAAAATGGAATGATGGCGAACATGATACCGGCAAGGTCGCTTCGAGTTGGTTCGGTAGCTGCATCTTTCTGGTTGTGGTAGCTACGGTACTTAAATCCTTCTTCGGCGTATGAGCTACCAGATCAACAAAGGCATCAACCGCCCGATAGAATTCAAGGGACTAAAAGCGCAGTATATCGGCTATTTAGGCGGCGGGCTGGTGATCCTGCTCGTGCTGTTCGCTATGCTGTACTTGGTTGGCCTGGCGATCTACCTTTGTATTCTGATCATTCTGGGTCTAGGCAGCCTGCTTTTTCAGCAGGTATTCAGCCTGAGTCATAAATACGGTGAACATGGCTTAATGAAACGTAATGCCCGCAAATATCTGCCCACTTACCTGAAATTTAAAACAAGGAGGCTTTTTTATGAAAAACGCTGAACAGGTTTTCCCGATCTATAAAGTTGAACATGATACGCTGCTTTCTATGCAGGGAGACCTGACCATCGCGTTTGAACTGACTCTGCCGGAACTGTTTACGTTATCTAATGATGAGTATATGGCCTTCCATCAAACCTGGGTAAAAGCAATTAAACTGCTGCCTAAAAACAGCATTTTCCATAAACAGGATTGGTTCGTACAGTCTTCCTACCAGGCCAATTTTGGTGACAAAACATTTTTGGGCCATGCCAGCGAGCGGTTTTTTAATGAGCGCCCCTACCTGGCCCATCATTGCCTGGTGATGCTTACCAAACGGCCGGAAAATTATAAACCGGTGACCAGTGCAGCCAGTAGCTTGATGCGCAAGCATATTACACCAAAACAAACGACCTCGACTGAACTGTTCCGTGATTTCGCAGACTGTGCCGGGCAATTTAAGCGCCTGATGGAGGATAGCGGCCTGGTACGCCTGCGCCGCTTAAGTGACGATGAACTTGCCGGCACTATCGCGGTGCCGGGCATTTTGGAACAGTACTGCTTTTTACTCAGCCGCACGGATCAGCCGGTATTAAAAGACATTCATTTACAGGACGAACTGCGCATTGGTGAGCAGTCCTGCTACTTATACACCTTAGCTGAAGCGGAACATTTGCCGGCATTGGTCGGCCCTCGCATTACCTACGACCAATACAGCACGGATAAGACGAAATTCAGCACCGGCTTCGCCAGCCCTATCGGGGCCTTGCTGAACTGCAATCATATCTACAACCAATATTTATTTATTGAAGATAGTGCCAAAACCCTAAAAAAACTGGAAGCCAAAAAACTGCGCCTGCAATCGTTATCGGCCTACTCCCGCGAAAACGCTATCGGCCGAGATGCCACCCAGGAGTTTTTGAACGAAGCGATCAGTCAGCAGCGGCTTCCGGTTAAGGCACATTTCAATATCCTTTCCTGGACGGATAATAAAGCAGAACTCAAAGACGTGCGGAACAAAGTCAGTTCCTCATTGGCACAGTTGGATGCCCAGCCCAAACAGGAAACCGATGGTGCGCCGCAGATCTGGTGGGCCGGTTTACCTGGTAATGCCGGTAACTTCCCGATGAACGACACCTTTGATACGTTCGCAGAACAAGCGGCCTGCTTTTTTAACCTGGAAACTAACTATCGCAGTTCTTTGTCGCCCTGTGGAGTCCGTTTTGGAGACAGGTTATCCGGAAAGCCTATTCATGTGGACCTGAGCGATGAACCAATGAAGCTTGGTATTACGACCAATAGAAATAAATTTATAATTGGTCCATCAGGTAGCGGTAAGTCTTTTTGTACAAACCACGTGCTAAGAAGCTATTATGAACAGGGTGCTCATATTGTTGTGG of the Mucilaginibacter boryungensis genome contains:
- a CDS encoding DUF4133 domain-containing protein, coding for MSYQINKGINRPIEFKGLKAQYIGYLGGGLVILLVLFAMLYLVGLAIYLCILIILGLGSLLFQQVFSLSHKYGEHGLMKRNARKYLPTYLKFKTRRLFYEKR
- a CDS encoding TraG family conjugative transposon ATPase, whose amino-acid sequence is MKNAEQVFPIYKVEHDTLLSMQGDLTIAFELTLPELFTLSNDEYMAFHQTWVKAIKLLPKNSIFHKQDWFVQSSYQANFGDKTFLGHASERFFNERPYLAHHCLVMLTKRPENYKPVTSAASSLMRKHITPKQTTSTELFRDFADCAGQFKRLMEDSGLVRLRRLSDDELAGTIAVPGILEQYCFLLSRTDQPVLKDIHLQDELRIGEQSCYLYTLAEAEHLPALVGPRITYDQYSTDKTKFSTGFASPIGALLNCNHIYNQYLFIEDSAKTLKKLEAKKLRLQSLSAYSRENAIGRDATQEFLNEAISQQRLPVKAHFNILSWTDNKAELKDVRNKVSSSLAQLDAQPKQETDGAPQIWWAGLPGNAGNFPMNDTFDTFAEQAACFFNLETNYRSSLSPCGVRFGDRLSGKPIHVDLSDEPMKLGITTNRNKFIIGPSGSGKSFCTNHVLRSYYEQGAHIVVVDVGHSYEGLCEFVDGYYFTYSEESPISFNPFYVGKDDVLDTEKRESIKAMILALWKKEDEGVQRSEYIAISDALFHYYESQPEFACFNSFYEFLKGPFYDTMKASKVKDQHFDIDNLLFVLRPYYQGGEYDYLLNATENLDLLHRRFIVFELDNIKDHPILFPVVTLIIMETFVSKMRKLPKDTRKMILIEEAWKAIAREGMAEYIKYLFKTVRKYFGEALVVTQDIEDIISSPVVKQAIINNSDCKILLDQRKYQNDFPKIQQLLGITDKETALIMSMNRANDERYRYKEVFISLNGQLSRVYRTEVSREEYWTYTTESAEKAKVKAYKKKYGDIRKAIAVIVQEEQENKAA